One genomic region from Ornithinimicrobium flavum encodes:
- a CDS encoding response regulator, with the protein MVRLLLVDDQPLLLQGFSMILSTEPDLQVVGQVGDGQQALDAIEPLRPDVVLMDVQMPVLDGIEATRRIVADHPDVKVVILTTFDHDDYIFDALEAGASGFLLMNADPDDLVDAVRAAADGHALLSPEVTIRVLRRMARGDGAGDRPGGGTTGEEDGIPLPQLTGREREVLALMARGLSNAEIAAEAFVGEATVKTHVSNVLAKLGVRDRVQAVIAAYDSGLVLPEGRHGR; encoded by the coding sequence ATGGTCCGGCTGCTCCTGGTCGACGACCAGCCGCTGCTGCTGCAGGGCTTCTCCATGATCCTGTCGACCGAGCCGGACCTGCAGGTCGTGGGCCAGGTGGGAGATGGTCAGCAGGCGCTGGACGCCATCGAGCCGCTGCGCCCCGACGTGGTGCTCATGGACGTGCAGATGCCCGTGCTCGACGGCATCGAAGCGACCCGCCGCATCGTGGCCGACCACCCCGACGTCAAGGTCGTCATCCTGACGACCTTCGACCACGACGACTACATCTTCGACGCCCTCGAGGCCGGGGCCAGCGGCTTCCTGCTCATGAACGCCGACCCCGACGACCTCGTCGACGCCGTCCGGGCCGCCGCCGACGGCCACGCCCTGCTCTCGCCCGAGGTGACGATCCGGGTCCTGCGCCGGATGGCGCGCGGCGACGGCGCGGGGGACCGGCCGGGGGGCGGGACCACCGGTGAGGAGGACGGCATACCTCTGCCCCAGCTCACCGGGCGCGAGCGGGAGGTGCTGGCGCTGATGGCCCGCGGGCTGTCCAACGCCGAGATCGCCGCCGAGGCGTTCGTCGGCGAGGCGACCGTCAAGACGCACGTCTCGAACGTCCTGGCCAAGCTCGGGGTCCGCGACCGGGTCCAGGCCGTCATCGCCGCCTACGACTCCGGGCTGGTGCTCCCGGAGGGCCGCCACGGCCGCTGA
- a CDS encoding sensor histidine kinase, producing the protein MEVLERWFGADEGWERVATADQRRRDVQWAVVAFVIAAIGVELIRAAGGMEEEQLGVGWQYAAVLSGSLLVAFRRVAPVTVMLLAAAHFVVAGQLMPVTMSSLPMQLLAFFLFFSGIAWAQDRRAVAYATLAVLLVMALWLAWWFALGSGLDTIRESLGEDVLARTGPVGPVTALLLYVVLSNLIYFGFAIGLGLVAWRGALQRHRADDLLLTTQEQGGRLRDQAVVAERLRIARELHDVVAHHVSVMGVQAAAARRVLDRDPDAARASLGAIEQSSRDAVGQMRDLLGTLRSEDLEEPQARGEVGGPAGSGEPAVLPGPAAGGGPTDRAPQPTLAALTGLVEQATTPMCTVDLDVVESTAGAAGRVPTPVQLSAYRVVQEALANVRRHSTARHARVTVRIDEGTGRIELEVVDDGHPRWGTSGTGLGLRGMRERAQHLGGAVEAGPRAGVDGYRVRAWFPLEGRARREDPVTGVAVPDPAVSA; encoded by the coding sequence ATGGAGGTGCTGGAGCGCTGGTTCGGCGCGGACGAGGGCTGGGAGCGGGTCGCCACCGCCGACCAGCGTCGTCGTGACGTGCAGTGGGCCGTGGTGGCCTTCGTCATCGCCGCGATCGGCGTGGAGCTGATCCGGGCGGCCGGGGGGATGGAGGAGGAGCAGCTCGGGGTCGGCTGGCAGTATGCCGCGGTCCTCAGCGGGAGCCTGCTCGTCGCCTTCCGCCGGGTCGCCCCGGTCACGGTCATGCTGCTGGCCGCCGCCCACTTCGTCGTGGCGGGGCAGCTGATGCCGGTGACGATGTCCTCCCTCCCGATGCAGCTGCTGGCCTTCTTCCTCTTCTTCTCCGGCATCGCCTGGGCCCAGGACCGGCGCGCGGTGGCCTACGCGACCCTCGCGGTCCTGCTCGTCATGGCGCTGTGGCTGGCCTGGTGGTTCGCCCTCGGCTCGGGCCTGGACACGATCCGCGAGTCGTTGGGGGAGGACGTCCTGGCGCGCACGGGGCCGGTGGGGCCGGTGACCGCCCTGCTGCTCTACGTCGTGCTGAGCAACCTCATCTACTTCGGCTTCGCCATCGGCCTGGGGCTCGTGGCCTGGCGGGGTGCGCTGCAGCGGCACCGGGCCGACGACCTCCTGCTCACCACCCAGGAGCAGGGGGGCCGCCTGCGCGACCAGGCCGTCGTCGCCGAACGGCTCCGGATCGCCCGGGAGCTGCACGACGTCGTCGCCCACCACGTGTCGGTCATGGGCGTCCAGGCGGCAGCCGCGCGCCGCGTGCTCGACCGCGACCCGGACGCGGCGCGGGCCTCGCTCGGGGCGATCGAGCAGTCCTCGCGGGACGCGGTGGGCCAGATGCGGGACCTGCTCGGGACGCTGCGCAGCGAGGACCTGGAGGAGCCGCAGGCGCGGGGGGAGGTCGGCGGCCCGGCAGGATCCGGCGAGCCGGCCGTGCTCCCGGGCCCGGCGGCCGGCGGCGGCCCGACCGACCGGGCGCCCCAGCCGACGCTCGCGGCGCTGACCGGCCTGGTGGAGCAGGCGACGACTCCGATGTGCACGGTGGACCTGGACGTCGTCGAGTCGACGGCCGGGGCCGCGGGGCGCGTGCCGACGCCCGTGCAGCTGTCCGCCTACCGGGTGGTGCAGGAGGCGCTGGCCAACGTGCGGCGGCACTCCACGGCCCGGCACGCCCGGGTCACCGTCCGGATCGACGAGGGAACCGGTCGGATCGAGCTCGAGGTCGTGGACGACGGCCACCCCCGCTGGGGCACGTCCGGCACGGGGCTGGGGCTGCGGGGGATGCGCGAGCGCGCCCAGCACCTCGGCGGCGCCGTCGAGGCGGGACCGCGTGCGGGGGTCGACGGCTACCGCGTGCGCGCCTGGTTCCCGCTCGAGGGTCGTGCCCGCCGGGAGGACCCTGTCACCGGGGTCGCCGTGCCGGACCCGGCGGTGAGCGCGTGA